Proteins from a genomic interval of Paenibacillus sp. FSL H8-0048:
- a CDS encoding AraC family transcriptional regulator translates to MKEQYGERIKQVIAYIENHSSQPLRLDQLAEISHFSKYHFTRIFTAFTGMTPMAFVTRKRVEQAMVLLSRTNQTILEIAGESGFESVSALNVHFKRHFGCTPSSTRNSRQKHSNFPSLLSNKQAEPAAPAEYNKAEGNPLLRRAWDSMVELREIAEVEVAYVRHIGSYINTHNAWDKLTGWAAKQGLHPANQQYIGISLDDGELTEESVCRYDACITLPEGFERETHREEVAYKTLSGGLYAVYSYYDAVDRFVLAYDTMFSVWLPRSGYEADDRPCLEFCLNDPAQDPQGKCMVDLYVPIRPSA, encoded by the coding sequence ATGAAGGAGCAGTATGGGGAGAGGATCAAGCAGGTCATTGCCTACATAGAAAATCACAGCAGCCAGCCGCTGCGGCTGGATCAGCTGGCGGAGATCTCCCATTTCTCCAAATATCATTTCACCAGAATATTCACAGCCTTCACGGGCATGACGCCGATGGCCTTCGTAACCAGGAAGCGTGTCGAGCAGGCCATGGTGCTGCTTAGCCGGACGAATCAGACGATTCTGGAGATTGCAGGGGAGAGCGGCTTTGAATCGGTATCTGCTCTGAATGTCCATTTCAAACGGCATTTCGGCTGTACCCCCAGCAGTACCAGGAATAGCAGGCAGAAACATAGCAATTTCCCGTCACTCCTCAGCAATAAGCAGGCAGAGCCGGCCGCCCCGGCGGAATACAATAAAGCAGAAGGTAATCCGCTGTTAAGGAGGGCATGGGACAGTATGGTGGAACTCAGAGAAATTGCAGAGGTTGAGGTCGCTTATGTCAGGCATATTGGAAGTTACATAAACACGCATAACGCATGGGACAAGCTAACCGGCTGGGCTGCTAAGCAGGGGCTGCATCCGGCGAATCAGCAGTACATCGGAATCTCACTGGATGACGGGGAACTTACAGAAGAGTCTGTATGCCGCTATGATGCTTGCATTACACTCCCGGAGGGATTCGAACGGGAGACCCACCGGGAGGAGGTAGCATACAAGACTCTATCCGGCGGGCTGTATGCGGTGTATTCCTACTATGATGCGGTAGATAGATTTGTCCTTGCGTATGATACCATGTTCAGCGTATGGTTACCCCGCAGCGGCTATGAAGCCGATGACCGGCCATGTCTTGAATTCTGCCTGAATGATCCTGCGCAAGATCCGCAGGGCAAGTGCATGGTTGATTTGTACGTCCCCATTAGGCCAAGCGCTTAA
- a CDS encoding GNAT family N-acetyltransferase: MKMEIVFDQFPVLRSEELVLGKIEEQHLDGLFEIYSNDQVFEYCGIIPKHNKTTVKSMIGHYERDYGKRSRIKWGIFAPADDTQLLGIIEACDFNQRVNMVTIGYFLAEAQWGRGLASKAVELLTAFLFQQAQVNRIQAEVMLNNEPSKKVLLKNGYVKEGMLRQAALWSGKGVVDLEIYSMLREEYMKQE; this comes from the coding sequence ATGAAGATGGAGATTGTGTTTGACCAGTTCCCTGTCTTAAGGTCAGAGGAGCTGGTATTGGGCAAGATTGAGGAGCAGCATCTGGATGGGCTATTCGAGATTTACAGCAATGACCAGGTGTTCGAATATTGCGGCATTATCCCCAAGCACAATAAGACTACAGTCAAGAGCATGATCGGTCATTATGAGCGGGATTATGGCAAAAGATCGCGGATCAAGTGGGGCATCTTCGCCCCCGCAGACGATACGCAACTGCTCGGAATTATTGAAGCCTGCGACTTCAATCAGAGGGTCAATATGGTGACCATTGGCTACTTCCTTGCGGAAGCCCAGTGGGGGAGGGGCCTCGCTTCCAAGGCCGTTGAGCTGTTGACAGCATTCCTTTTCCAGCAGGCTCAGGTGAACCGGATTCAGGCAGAGGTGATGCTGAACAATGAGCCTTCCAAGAAGGTGCTGCTGAAGAACGGATACGTCAAGGAAGGGATGCTGCGGCAAGCGGCCCTCTGGTCCGGCAAGGGAGTGGTCGATCTGGAGATCTACAGTATGCTGAGGGAAGAGTACATGAAGCAGGAATAA
- a CDS encoding ClbS/DfsB family four-helix bundle protein codes for MASYEYSSRQELIDTIHNLYLLLDAEYDGINNTYKDTRIPEVDKTPAEIIAYQLGWLELVRSWDRSELEGQTFSMPAADYKWNQLGGLYQSFYSKYAEYSLSELRELFRQSEQQWLDWISTLTEEELFIQGARKWTGAKENWPMARWIHINSAAPFKTFRGKIRKWKKHCPEGLAE; via the coding sequence ATGGCAAGCTATGAATACTCGTCCCGGCAGGAGCTGATCGACACGATCCATAATCTGTACCTGCTCTTGGATGCCGAGTATGACGGAATTAACAATACATATAAGGATACGCGAATTCCTGAGGTGGACAAAACCCCAGCCGAGATCATCGCTTATCAGCTGGGCTGGCTGGAGCTGGTGAGGAGCTGGGACCGGAGTGAGCTGGAAGGACAGACCTTCTCCATGCCTGCTGCGGATTACAAGTGGAATCAGCTCGGCGGGTTGTATCAGTCCTTCTACAGTAAATATGCGGAGTATTCTCTGTCTGAGTTGCGTGAACTCTTCCGGCAATCAGAGCAGCAGTGGCTGGACTGGATCAGCACATTGACGGAGGAGGAGCTGTTCATCCAAGGCGCGCGTAAGTGGACCGGAGCCAAGGAGAACTGGCCGATGGCCCGGTGGATTCACATTAATTCTGCCGCTCCGTTCAAGACCTTCCGGGGGAAGATCCGGAAGTGGAAAAAGCATTGTCCTGAAGGACTCGCAGAGTGA